A window of the Pyrinomonadaceae bacterium genome harbors these coding sequences:
- a CDS encoding PQQ-binding-like beta-propeller repeat protein: MKSRLLATTTALSLFVLAVCFATAANMSASASDWPQWRGPERTGVSSETGLLKQWPTGGPKLLWQVNDIGDGFSGPSVVGTRIYLVSNRGMENEFVQALSTEDGKVIWTTRIGNVGNPDQNPKYPKARSTPTVDGNFIYALGSDGDFACLEAKSGKIRWQKSLRKDFGGQPHEWAYAESPLVDGDLVVVTPGGAQATMVALNKKTGAVIWKSAIPGGDPAGYASAIVVQGGGRKQYVNFLSQGVVGVDAKTGEFLWRYKEVVKGPAQVFTPVVRGDYVYAGALGIGGGLVRLKPDGKGVAAEQVYLERSLPNGFGGAVLIGDYLYGTEPAGQQMVAVEFTTGKVIWKADGLGRASVAYADGLLYVHAWKGDVGLVEATHEGYREKGRFTPPVQPKSNQGSPYGDTAYAHPVIANGRLYIRDSGTLWAYDIKASR; encoded by the coding sequence ATGAAATCACGATTATTAGCCACCACTACAGCGCTTTCTTTATTCGTCCTGGCCGTCTGCTTCGCCACGGCTGCCAACATGTCGGCTTCAGCTTCCGACTGGCCTCAATGGCGAGGACCGGAACGGACTGGGGTCTCGTCAGAGACCGGCCTCCTTAAACAATGGCCGACCGGCGGCCCGAAATTGCTTTGGCAGGTCAACGACATTGGGGACGGCTTTTCCGGCCCGTCCGTGGTCGGCACGCGAATCTATTTGGTGAGCAATCGCGGGATGGAGAATGAGTTTGTTCAGGCGCTCTCAACTGAGGATGGAAAAGTTATCTGGACCACCCGCATCGGCAACGTAGGCAATCCGGATCAGAACCCAAAATATCCGAAGGCCCGATCCACTCCTACCGTTGACGGCAACTTCATCTACGCCCTCGGCTCGGATGGTGATTTCGCCTGCCTTGAAGCCAAGAGCGGCAAGATTCGCTGGCAGAAGAGCCTCAGGAAAGATTTCGGCGGCCAGCCGCACGAGTGGGCGTATGCAGAGTCTCCGCTGGTTGATGGTGACCTCGTGGTCGTAACGCCGGGTGGCGCGCAGGCGACGATGGTGGCGCTTAACAAAAAGACTGGCGCAGTCATTTGGAAATCTGCGATTCCCGGCGGCGACCCGGCGGGTTATGCATCGGCGATCGTCGTGCAAGGAGGCGGTCGCAAACAATACGTGAATTTCTTGAGCCAGGGCGTCGTGGGAGTTGATGCGAAGACGGGTGAATTCCTCTGGCGCTACAAGGAAGTTGTCAAAGGCCCAGCCCAGGTTTTCACCCCAGTCGTGCGTGGCGACTACGTGTACGCTGGGGCCCTTGGCATCGGAGGCGGGCTCGTCCGCTTGAAGCCCGACGGCAAAGGAGTCGCGGCGGAACAGGTCTATCTGGAGCGCAGTCTCCCAAACGGTTTCGGCGGAGCGGTGCTAATCGGTGACTACCTTTATGGCACTGAACCGGCGGGGCAGCAGATGGTCGCCGTTGAGTTTACGACGGGTAAGGTGATATGGAAGGCTGATGGTCTCGGCAGGGCTTCGGTCGCCTATGCCGATGGGCTCTTATATGTTCACGCCTGGAAGGGAGATGTCGGGTTGGTTGAGGCAACTCATGAAGGCTATCGCGAAAAGGGCCGCTTCACTCCTCCGGTTCAGCCGAAGTCTAACCAGGGGTCGCCGTATGGGGATACGGCGTATGCTCATCCGGTGATTGCTAATGGGCGACTTTACATTCGGGATTCCGGAACGCTGTGGGCCTACGACATCAAGGCAAGCCGGTAG